CAAACGCTGGCGACGCCGGCCACCAGAAAGGCCGCCCGCGAACTCGACGTGAACATCGACGCCGTCCCGACCGACCAGACGCGGGACGGCCAGCCTTACGTCGACGAGGCGACCGTGCGGACGTACGCGGAGGCACAGCAGGCCGCACAGGCAGCCGATGCCGAAGCCGTCAGCGCCGAAGGTGGCGTGGCGGGAACGGTAGCCGGGGCCGGTGATTCGGCGGCGACCGGGGGCGCTGGAGCCGAACCGACAGCTGTGGAGACAAGCGAAGGCGAGCGCCGCGAGCCGTACCGCGGCGTCCGTCGGTCTATCGGCGAACAGATGGCTCGCTCCCGTCGTGAAGTGCCTCACGCGACCCACCACGATCAGGTCGTCGTGTCCGGCCTCGTCGAGGCCCGTGAACGGCTCGCGCCACTCGCCGAGGAGCGCGATGTCACGCTGACGTACACGCCCTTCGTGGTGAAATGCGTCGCCGCGGCGCTGGAGCAGCACCCGGTGCTCAATACGGCGCTGGACACCGAAAACGAGGAAATCGTCTACAGGGACGTTCACAACATCGGCGTGGCGGCAGCGACCGACCACGGACTGGTCGTCCCGGTCGTCGACGACGTAGACGGGAAGGGGCTGGTCGAACTCGCCGGCGAGATCAACGACCTCGTCGGACGGGCACGCGAGCGGGACATCGAGCGGTCGGAGATGCAGGGTGGGACGTTCACCGTCACGAACTTCGGCGTCATCGGCGGCGAGTACGCCAGCCCGATCATCAACGTCCCCGAGACGGCGATTCTCGGCATCGGGGCGCTGAAAGAGCGCCCGGTTGCCGAAGACGGCGAAGTCGTCGCGAAACCCACGCTCCCGCTCTCGCTTGCAATCGACCACCGCGTCATCGACGGGGCCGACGCCGCGCGCTTCGTCAACACGCTCAAAGAGTATCTAACGGACCCAACGCGACTCCTGCTGGAGTAGCCGCTTGGGTTCGCAACCGAAACCGAAACAAGTCGCTGGAGCGACAGGAGAGGTAATGCCCTCCGCGAGAGACAACTGGATTTGGTACGGGTTGGCTGCGCTGCTCGTCCTGTCGCCGGCGTGTGTCGCCATCTCACAGATGTCAATGCGACTGTTCATTTCGGCCACCGCAACGGGAGAGGTGAATGTCGGCGCGTCCCTCGGCGTGTTTGCGCTGACTGTGCTCACCAGTTGGGCGGCGGTGCTGTTCAGCGTCCTCCTCACGGTCGGCCTCTTTCTCGATAGTCGGCAGCTCCGGCGGACCGATGCGGACTGGACGCCGACGCCGCTGTATGCGCTCGCAGGCATCGTCCACGGAGTGGGGTCGACACTGCTCGCAGCGTTTGCGGTGTCGGTACCGGTCATCGGATACTACCTGTATCGGCGGCGCAAGCGAGACACGACAGCGAGGTGAAGGGCGATAGCTTTTCACGGACCCGGACGAGGCACCGCTATGGTCGTTGGAGATGTCACTACAGGAACCGAATTGCTTGTTATCGGCGGCGGACCGGGCGGCTACGTTGCCGCGATCCGGGGCGCACAGCTGGGACTGGACACGACACTCGTCGAGCGGGACGCCTACGGCGGGACCTGCCTGAACCACGGCTGTATTCCCTCGAAAGCGCTCATCTCGGCCTCGGACGTGGCCCACGACGCCCGGCAGGCCGAGTCGATGGGCGTGTTCGCGGACCCGGCCGTCGACATGGCCGGGATGACAGAGTGGAAAGACGGCGTCGTCACACGGCTGACACGGGGCGTCGAGTCGCTGTGTAAGAGCGCCGGCGTCAATCTGGTGGAAGGGACCGCCGAGTTCGTCAACGACGAGACGGTCCGGGTCGCCCACGGCGGCGAGGGACAGGGTTCGGAGTCGCTGTCGTTCGAGCACGCTGTCGTCGCGACGGGGAGCCGACCGATGGAAGTGCCGGGCTTCGAGTTCGACGGCGAGCACATCCTCTCCTCGAAGGACGCGCTGGCGCTGGAAGCAGTGCCGGAAGAACTGCTCGTCGTCGGCGCGGGCTATATCGGGATGGAGCTCTCGACGGTGTTCGCGAAGCTGGGTGCGGAGGTCACAGTCGTCGAGATGCTCGACGACGTGTTGCCGGGCTACGAGGACGACATCGCGGCGGTCGTCCGCGACCGCGCCGAGGAGCTGGGGATCGATTTCAACTTCGGCGAGGCGGCCGACGACTGGGAGGAGACAGACGAGGGCATTCGCGTCCAGACCGTCAACGAAGACGACGGAATCACCGAGTACAACGCCGAGAAATGCTTAGTCGCGGTCGGCCGCGAGCCGGTCACGGACACACTTGCGCTGGAGAACATTGACCTCCAGACGGACGAGAACGGATGCCTCCCGACTGACGACCAGTGCCGAACCGCGTTCGAATCGGTGTTCGCCGTCGGGGACGTGGCTGGCGAGCCGATGCTTGCCCACAAGGCGATGGCCGAGGGTGAAGTCGCCGCGGAAGCCGCCGCCGGCGAGCCGGCCGCGTTCGACCATCAGGCGATTCCGGCGGCAGTCTTTACCGACCCCGAAATCGCCACCGTCGGCATGACAGAGGGCGAAGCCGAGGCGGCGGGCTTTGACCCGGTCGTCGGACAGATGCCGCTACGGGCCAACGGTCGCGCGCTCACCGTCAACGAAAAGGATGGGTTCGTCCGCGTCGTCGCCGACGCCGACGAGGAGTTCCTGCTCGGGGCCCAGATCGTCGGCCCGGAGGCGTCGGAACTCATCGCCGAACTCGGGCTGGGCATCGAGATGGGTGCGCGGCTGGAAGACATCGCCGGGACGATTCACACGCACCCGACGCTCTCCGAGGCAGTTCACGAGGCGGCCGCGGCCGCTCGTGGCGAGGCCATTCATACGCAGTGAGAGCGTTCTAGGACGGTTCGGGAAGGTCGGTAAACACAACGCAGGTGGTGTTCACAGACAGCGAGTCTGAATCTTGCGCCGTGCAAAAAGGTTATATCGCGGATTGAGTAAACTCCCGGTAGATAGGAACCGGTAACATATGTCTACTGATTCACAGCCCGACGACACCATCGCTCAGGCGATCGTTTCAGGGTCGACCTACGAGCGACTCCGCTACGAACGCCATTCGTATCTCAGACAGACTGTCCCGCGGACGCTCGCGCTCCAGAGTGCGCTGCTCGGCGCGCTGGCACTGTTATTACCGATCTACGGTCTGTATCCGGACAGCACCGCGGCGTTTCTGCCGGCAGTTGACCCCGCCGCCGCCTCGCCGAAAGTGCTGTTGCTCGGGCTGTTTGGCGGGTTCTTGCAGTTGTTCGGTGCGACGTTGCTCGTCGGGTCAGTTCTCTACCGGATCCGACTCGCTCCGTTGACTGAGCGACAGGCGCACGCGGCACTCAACGCTGAGGACTTCGCTCGCTACGTCGGTCTCGGAACCGGCGGACTGGCGATTGCCCTCTCACTTTGCCTGTTCGCTGTGGGTCTGGGTGGCGGCGAGATGGTGTCGTCGTACATCGCAACGATGGGTCGAAACCCGTTCGTCGACTCCGGGTTCGGTATGTCGGTTGCGACCGTCTCGCTGTTCGCCTTCGTCGCCAGCGTTGCGGTTTTTTACGCCTCGCGGTATCTCCTCGTTCACCTCGCGCTGTTCCACCGAAACAGCGAGTGAGGAGGATCGAATCGGGCGTGATACGTCGATAGCGGAATTTTGCACCCGGACAACGCCGTTAATTGGCCGCAGCGTCGTTGATCCCCGACTGTATCAAGAACCACGAGATGGGACCGAAGACGACAAACAGCAGAAACAGGACCACACCGCTCTGGTCGGTGACGGCTTCGGCCGCGTTTGAGATCTGCCAGACCCCGATGATGTTCACGATGGGGATGACCGCTAAGATGGGCGTCAGGTTCTGGTCCGTTCCTGCGTCGAGTTGCTTGGCGGTCTTGTACAGCCAGTACAGGCCATAGAGTGTGCCGGTCACGACAAACAGAACGACCTGCAAGCCGAGCGACCCGGCTTCAAACGCGGTTTCATCGGTCACTTGTGGTGACGGTGACATACAGGAGAGAGTCACCACGCTTGTTAAAAAAAGTGCACCCCAGTTGTGGTCGATGCTCAAACAGCGACACCGGTCTGTCTGACGTGTTAGCACGCACTGACTGCAGT
The Haloarcula sp. CBA1129 genome window above contains:
- a CDS encoding dihydrolipoamide acetyltransferase family protein, whose product is MFEFNLPDLGEGVAEGEVLTWHVSPGDAVTEDQVLAEVETDKAAVDVPSPVNGVVQELHAEVGEMVQTGEVLITIEEEGDAEAADAAAGSSQGAESAEADTAQTDSDAGETTAVETSEQSDASTADGRVFASPSVRQLAREKGVDIAAVDGSGPGGRVTQGDVEAATASGGETTSGDDGPTSVVSKASDDGDSPTTAVSQVDDAGDTDDGEAVKSAVKSVSEDGQAAASRDQTLATPATRKAARELDVNIDAVPTDQTRDGQPYVDEATVRTYAEAQQAAQAADAEAVSAEGGVAGTVAGAGDSAATGGAGAEPTAVETSEGERREPYRGVRRSIGEQMARSRREVPHATHHDQVVVSGLVEARERLAPLAEERDVTLTYTPFVVKCVAAALEQHPVLNTALDTENEEIVYRDVHNIGVAAATDHGLVVPVVDDVDGKGLVELAGEINDLVGRARERDIERSEMQGGTFTVTNFGVIGGEYASPIINVPETAILGIGALKERPVAEDGEVVAKPTLPLSLAIDHRVIDGADAARFVNTLKEYLTDPTRLLLE
- the lpdA gene encoding dihydrolipoyl dehydrogenase; the protein is MVVGDVTTGTELLVIGGGPGGYVAAIRGAQLGLDTTLVERDAYGGTCLNHGCIPSKALISASDVAHDARQAESMGVFADPAVDMAGMTEWKDGVVTRLTRGVESLCKSAGVNLVEGTAEFVNDETVRVAHGGEGQGSESLSFEHAVVATGSRPMEVPGFEFDGEHILSSKDALALEAVPEELLVVGAGYIGMELSTVFAKLGAEVTVVEMLDDVLPGYEDDIAAVVRDRAEELGIDFNFGEAADDWEETDEGIRVQTVNEDDGITEYNAEKCLVAVGREPVTDTLALENIDLQTDENGCLPTDDQCRTAFESVFAVGDVAGEPMLAHKAMAEGEVAAEAAAGEPAAFDHQAIPAAVFTDPEIATVGMTEGEAEAAGFDPVVGQMPLRANGRALTVNEKDGFVRVVADADEEFLLGAQIVGPEASELIAELGLGIEMGARLEDIAGTIHTHPTLSEAVHEAAAAARGEAIHTQ
- a CDS encoding DUF4234 domain-containing protein — its product is MSPSPQVTDETAFEAGSLGLQVVLFVVTGTLYGLYWLYKTAKQLDAGTDQNLTPILAVIPIVNIIGVWQISNAAEAVTDQSGVVLFLLFVVFGPISWFLIQSGINDAAAN